The following are encoded together in the Thalassomonas haliotis genome:
- the dapF gene encoding diaminopimelate epimerase has product MLFNFSKMHGLGNDFLVLDNVTQNVFLSNDQIKQLADRHFGVGFDQLLVVEPPYDPDLDFHYRIFNADGSEVGQCGNGARCFARFVRMKGLINKTKIRVSTQVGKMTLFVERDGKISVNMPVPQFEPTQIPFKAQKVEGTYILRSEHETVLCGVVSMGNPHCVLTVDSVKDAPVDILGYELSNHERFPKQANVGFMEVVSPDYIKLRVYERGAGETLACGSGACAAVVIGQMQKKLAKQVTVELPGGKLRIYWKGPGSAVKMSGPAVHVFDGQLNL; this is encoded by the coding sequence ATGTTATTCAATTTTTCCAAAATGCATGGTTTAGGTAATGATTTCCTGGTTTTGGATAATGTTACACAAAATGTATTCCTCTCCAATGATCAAATCAAACAGCTGGCAGATCGGCATTTTGGCGTCGGTTTTGATCAGTTATTGGTGGTGGAGCCTCCCTATGATCCGGATTTAGATTTTCATTACCGGATATTTAATGCCGACGGCAGCGAAGTGGGCCAATGCGGCAACGGCGCCCGCTGTTTTGCCCGCTTTGTCCGTATGAAAGGCCTGATCAATAAAACCAAGATCCGCGTTTCCACCCAAGTGGGAAAAATGACCCTTTTTGTCGAGCGCGACGGCAAAATTTCTGTCAATATGCCGGTGCCCCAGTTTGAGCCGACGCAGATCCCTTTTAAGGCGCAAAAAGTCGAAGGTACCTATATACTGCGCAGCGAGCATGAAACCGTGTTATGCGGCGTGGTTTCTATGGGCAATCCCCATTGCGTTTTGACGGTGGACTCGGTAAAAGATGCCCCGGTGGACATCTTAGGTTATGAATTATCCAACCATGAAAGATTTCCGAAACAGGCCAATGTCGGTTTTATGGAAGTGGTTTCCCCGGACTATATTAAACTGCGGGTTTATGAGCGTGGCGCCGGTGAAACTTTGGCGTGCGGCAGCGGCGCCTGTGCGGCCGTGGTGATCGGACAAATGCAAAAGAAATTAGCAAAACAGGTAACCGTAGAATTACCCGGCGGCAAATTACGAATTTACTGGAAAGGCCCGGGCAGCGCGGTGAAAATGTCCGGCCCAGCGGTACATGTTTTTGATGGACAATTAAATTTATGA
- the lysA gene encoding diaminopimelate decarboxylase, with protein sequence MDYFIRKDNTLFAEECRVAELAKSYGTPLYVYSRATIERHWHAFDDAAGEQPHLICYAVKANSNLAILNLLARLGSGFDIVSKGELARVLAAGGDAAKVVFSGVAKKSDEIRYALEQGIYCFNVESAPELARINRVAGELGVKAPVSLRVNPDVDAGTHPYISTGLKENKFGISIEDAEALYLAADNLPHLEVKGIDCHIGSQLTELTPFLDALDRVLVLINKLAATGIKLSHLDVGGGLGVCYRDETPPHPKEYAKALAEKLAGYDLTLLYEPGRAIMANAGILVTEVEFLKTNQDRHFAIVDAAMNDLIRPSLYQSWQEIIPVEQRRDVDELSYDVVGPVCETGDFLGKDRLLAIKPGDLLAVRSAGAYGFTMSSNYNSRPRAAEVLVDKDSRHLIRERETLAQLWQGERLLP encoded by the coding sequence GTGGATTACTTTATCCGGAAAGACAATACCTTATTTGCGGAAGAATGCCGGGTCGCTGAACTGGCGAAAAGCTATGGCACGCCGCTTTATGTATATTCCCGCGCCACCATAGAAAGGCACTGGCATGCCTTTGATGATGCCGCCGGCGAACAGCCGCACTTGATCTGTTATGCGGTAAAAGCCAATTCCAATCTGGCGATATTAAACCTGCTGGCCCGCTTAGGCTCAGGTTTTGATATTGTTTCCAAAGGCGAGTTGGCCCGGGTACTGGCTGCCGGCGGTGATGCTGCTAAGGTGGTATTTTCCGGGGTGGCGAAAAAATCCGATGAAATCCGTTATGCCCTTGAGCAGGGAATTTATTGCTTTAATGTCGAATCGGCGCCGGAACTGGCGCGTATTAACCGGGTAGCGGGTGAGTTAGGGGTTAAGGCCCCGGTCTCCTTACGGGTGAATCCGGATGTCGATGCCGGCACCCATCCCTATATTTCCACCGGTTTAAAAGAAAATAAATTCGGTATCAGCATAGAAGATGCCGAAGCCCTGTATCTAGCTGCGGATAATTTGCCGCACCTTGAAGTCAAAGGCATAGATTGCCATATCGGCTCCCAGTTGACGGAATTAACCCCTTTTCTCGATGCCCTGGACCGGGTACTGGTGTTGATCAATAAGCTGGCGGCAACAGGCATTAAACTCTCGCACCTGGATGTCGGCGGCGGTTTAGGGGTATGTTACCGTGATGAAACCCCGCCCCACCCGAAAGAATACGCCAAGGCGCTGGCGGAGAAACTCGCCGGTTATGACTTAACCTTGCTGTATGAACCCGGACGGGCGATCATGGCCAATGCCGGTATTCTTGTCACCGAAGTTGAATTTTTAAAAACCAACCAGGACCGGCATTTTGCCATCGTCGATGCCGCCATGAACGACCTGATCCGTCCGTCGCTGTACCAGTCCTGGCAAGAGATTATCCCGGTTGAACAACGCCGGGATGTCGATGAGCTAAGCTATGATGTAGTAGGCCCGGTATGCGAAACCGGTGATTTTCTTGGCAAAGATCGCTTATTGGCAATAAAGCCCGGCGATTTGCTGGCGGTGCGCTCCGCCGGGGCTTATGGCTTTACCATGAGTTCAAACTATAATAGCCGGCCCCGGGCGGCGGAAGTGCTGGTGGATAAAGATAGCCGCCACCTGATCCGGGAGCGGGAAACTCTGGCGCAACTGTGGCAGGGTGAACGTTTATTACCTTAA
- the lptM gene encoding LPS translocon maturation chaperone LptM → MSIQANKKLLVGGVFSILVLTACGNKGPLYQTPPEEAQKVESQAGEQDISSSEQEK, encoded by the coding sequence ATGAGCATACAAGCAAATAAAAAGTTACTAGTCGGCGGTGTTTTTTCCATCCTGGTATTAACCGCCTGCGGTAATAAAGGTCCCTTGTACCAGACCCCGCCCGAGGAAGCGCAAAAAGTTGAAAGTCAGGCCGGTGAACAGGATATATCCAGCTCTGAACAGGAAAAATAA
- the cyaY gene encoding iron donor protein CyaY: MNDSQYNLIADDLLLAVEEAIEDCGYDIDYEGAGGLLTLTFKNGSKIIINKQAPLHEVWVATKFNGHHFAYQDNQWRDKRAGDEFWQFLSAAVSKQADADISLSE; encoded by the coding sequence ATGAATGACAGCCAGTATAATTTAATCGCAGACGACCTGTTACTTGCCGTAGAAGAGGCAATAGAAGACTGTGGTTATGATATAGATTACGAAGGAGCCGGGGGATTATTAACCCTGACCTTTAAAAATGGCAGTAAGATAATTATCAATAAACAAGCGCCGTTACACGAAGTTTGGGTTGCCACTAAATTTAATGGCCACCACTTTGCCTATCAGGACAACCAATGGCGCGATAAAAGGGCCGGGGATGAGTTCTGGCAGTTTTTATCTGCAGCCGTCAGCAAACAGGCAGATGCCGACATTAGCCTATCCGAATAA
- the hemC gene encoding hydroxymethylbilane synthase, with translation MKTTKVRIATRKSALALWQAEYVKAQLEHFHPQITVELVPMTTKGDIILDTPLAKVGGKGLFVKELEVAMLENRADIAVHSMKDVPVDFPPGLGLEVICPREDPRDAFVANKYDNLEQLPQGAIVGTSSLRRQCQLKELRPDLDIRDLRGNVNTRLRKLDDGEYDAIILAAAGLLRLEMRERISDYIEPEVMLPANGQGAVGIECRTDDEAIKALLAPLEDLATRQRVLAERAMNKALEGGCQVPIGSYAVIQGDQLYLRGLVGAVDGSEIIRSEITGSLDQGEELGEQLAQTLLSQGAKAILKQVYDNQ, from the coding sequence ATGAAAACAACCAAGGTTCGCATCGCGACACGTAAAAGCGCGCTGGCACTGTGGCAGGCGGAATATGTAAAGGCCCAACTGGAGCACTTTCATCCGCAGATCACGGTTGAACTGGTGCCTATGACCACCAAAGGCGACATTATCCTGGATACCCCGCTGGCAAAAGTCGGCGGTAAAGGCCTGTTTGTCAAAGAGCTGGAAGTGGCCATGCTGGAAAACCGCGCCGATATTGCCGTGCACTCGATGAAAGATGTACCGGTCGACTTTCCGCCGGGCTTAGGGCTGGAAGTTATCTGTCCGCGCGAAGATCCCCGCGATGCCTTTGTTGCCAATAAATACGATAACCTTGAGCAATTACCGCAGGGGGCCATAGTCGGCACCTCAAGCCTGCGTCGCCAGTGCCAGCTCAAAGAGTTACGTCCCGACCTGGATATCCGCGACCTGCGCGGCAACGTCAATACCCGGTTAAGAAAGCTTGATGACGGCGAATACGACGCCATTATTTTAGCTGCCGCCGGTTTGCTCCGCCTGGAAATGCGTGAGCGCATCAGCGACTATATCGAACCCGAAGTCATGTTGCCCGCCAACGGCCAGGGCGCGGTCGGCATAGAATGCCGCACCGACGACGAAGCCATTAAGGCATTGCTGGCCCCGCTGGAAGATTTAGCCACCCGTCAACGGGTACTGGCGGAGCGCGCCATGAATAAAGCCCTGGAAGGGGGTTGTCAGGTGCCTATCGGCAGTTATGCGGTGATCCAGGGCGATCAGTTATACCTCAGGGGCCTGGTGGGCGCCGTCGACGGCAGCGAAATCATCCGCAGCGAGATCACAGGTTCGCTTGACCAGGGTGAAGAGCTGGGCGAGCAACTTGCCCAAACCCTGTTATCGCAAGGAGCTAAAGCGATATTAAAGCAGGTTTATGACAACCAGTAA
- a CDS encoding uroporphyrinogen-III synthase encodes MTTSKLKVLITRPQEKGRVLAQKLTQLGICASHQALFSYQALANQSQIKQSLALSPHPVLIFVSVPAVTYAHLSWPLQHWPHQSVIAVGTATKKALQQSGIDNVICPQEHNSEGMLALPELTEVDKKQIIIVRGNGGRELMAETLSQRGAKVNYLESYQRIWLSLPRDIPQQWQAKQINCIVITSNALLERMVEILAPLDECWQKNCLYVVASERIAAKAKTLGLQRVINARGADDQAITGTLLNLEPK; translated from the coding sequence ATGACAACCAGTAAGCTTAAGGTGCTGATCACGCGGCCACAGGAAAAAGGCCGCGTATTGGCACAAAAGTTAACGCAACTCGGCATCTGTGCCAGCCACCAAGCCCTCTTTTCTTATCAGGCACTGGCCAACCAGTCACAAATAAAACAAAGCTTGGCCTTATCGCCGCATCCTGTGCTGATTTTTGTCAGCGTACCCGCCGTCACCTATGCCCATTTAAGCTGGCCACTGCAGCACTGGCCACACCAAAGTGTGATTGCCGTAGGCACGGCAACGAAAAAAGCCCTGCAGCAAAGCGGTATCGATAACGTCATTTGCCCGCAGGAACACAACAGCGAAGGCATGCTGGCGCTACCCGAACTGACAGAGGTAGACAAAAAACAGATCATTATTGTCCGCGGCAACGGCGGTCGGGAACTGATGGCAGAAACCTTAAGCCAAAGGGGGGCTAAGGTGAATTATCTTGAATCTTATCAAAGGATTTGGCTATCATTGCCCAGGGATATCCCGCAGCAATGGCAGGCAAAGCAGATTAACTGCATAGTGATCACCAGCAATGCATTGCTTGAGCGCATGGTAGAAATACTGGCGCCGCTGGATGAATGCTGGCAAAAAAACTGTTTATATGTGGTGGCGAGCGAACGCATCGCCGCCAAGGCAAAAACCCTTGGTTTACAACGGGTGATCAACGCCCGCGGGGCAGATGACCAGGCCATTACCGGCACTTTATTAAACTTAGAACCCAAATAA
- a CDS encoding uroporphyrinogen-III C-methyltransferase codes for MTEQKQPEETVQENASAADKAGVSPATDKKQPGSANKNHNTAKSEVKKDLHHTSAPVSKTGVLALIIALLACAGSAGVYYWQNQQQPLQQAQIQETLSQQLEAKLTSGEQQLSRLLQAREQQLTEHFNRQINALKSQSEQSLAHLKQTLKGMQQEQPGNWLFNEAEYLIRMASRTLWLEQDIDTAIGLLTDADNRLSQMKDPELLPVRQLIFQDIESLKLLPRQQSAEVILTLMALDKQLNSLILARPYRQENLQQAEDLTLTSDPADWRENLAKVWQKFRANYIITSRPRTKGDDPLLSPQHQQNLQENLALKLQLAIWSASKGENAIYQQTLDAIQQWLNQYYESQNKTNQNFISAIEKLKPATLTVNYPDKLASLAAIRKLIDQKSNSKAAMGQANGQRPPQKNIEEQPGVTADNGGDSL; via the coding sequence ATGACTGAACAAAAACAACCGGAAGAGACTGTTCAGGAAAACGCGAGCGCCGCAGACAAGGCGGGCGTTTCACCGGCAACTGACAAAAAACAGCCAGGCAGTGCCAATAAAAACCATAACACCGCCAAAAGCGAAGTAAAAAAAGACCTTCACCATACATCTGCCCCGGTGTCAAAAACCGGCGTACTGGCCCTGATAATAGCCCTGCTCGCCTGCGCCGGCAGTGCCGGAGTCTATTATTGGCAAAACCAGCAACAACCGCTGCAACAAGCACAAATACAAGAAACACTGAGTCAGCAGCTGGAAGCGAAATTAACATCAGGCGAACAACAACTTAGCCGTTTGCTTCAGGCCCGTGAGCAACAGCTGACCGAGCACTTTAACCGGCAAATCAATGCCCTGAAAAGTCAAAGTGAACAAAGCCTGGCACATTTAAAGCAGACCCTTAAAGGCATGCAACAGGAACAGCCGGGCAACTGGCTTTTTAATGAAGCGGAATATTTAATTCGTATGGCCTCGCGCACCTTATGGCTGGAGCAAGACATAGATACCGCCATCGGTCTGTTAACCGACGCCGATAACCGTTTAAGCCAAATGAAAGATCCGGAATTATTGCCGGTACGCCAGCTTATCTTCCAGGATATTGAATCCCTTAAACTGCTGCCGCGCCAGCAAAGTGCAGAAGTAATTTTAACCCTGATGGCACTGGACAAACAGCTCAACAGCCTGATACTGGCCCGCCCTTACCGGCAGGAAAACCTGCAGCAGGCGGAAGATTTAACCTTGACTTCAGACCCTGCAGACTGGCGGGAAAACCTGGCCAAGGTGTGGCAAAAATTCAGGGCAAACTACATTATAACCAGCCGCCCGCGTACTAAAGGCGATGATCCTTTGCTGTCGCCGCAACATCAGCAGAATTTACAGGAGAACCTGGCATTAAAACTCCAGCTTGCCATCTGGTCCGCCAGTAAAGGGGAAAACGCCATCTACCAGCAAACCCTGGACGCTATCCAGCAATGGCTGAACCAATATTACGAAAGCCAGAATAAAACCAACCAAAACTTTATCTCGGCCATAGAAAAGTTAAAACCGGCCACCCTGACGGTAAATTATCCCGACAAGCTCGCCTCCCTGGCGGCGATACGTAAGCTAATCGACCAAAAAAGCAACAGCAAAGCGGCAATGGGCCAGGCAAACGGGCAACGCCCGCCACAGAAAAATATTGAAGAACAACCCGGAGTTACCGCAGATAACGGCGGAGATAGTTTATGA
- a CDS encoding heme biosynthesis HemY N-terminal domain-containing protein — protein sequence MKRLILIICLVLLGVLTAIAVGPMLIDGKGYITVVSGDTAYQTTLLSAVYLLTALFLVLLAVLFVLRGGLRFSLGGWHKLTRASQRRALRNFNKGITAYAIDDYSQAEQLLAKSAQLPQFEQTAYLLAASAADKQDSGSSHYLERVNTDKQFIKNAGLEGVLVKVKIFIGQEQYGKARQLIDTYHKYIGHDARLLALEIDLCLVEQRFSAAIEQLKAARKQKTFNKERLSSWEQKAFTGIFNDTISQADQNALFAYWQKLPKKIQQSEPVLLAYCRVLAENKLNEALTAQLLPVLKKAPSAELLRAFQALPVHQADALIAQVQKQLGKHQQEAKWLSYLGHLACNSEQWQMAERAFNSLLALEPVSYDASDLEALAHVLSKQGKFEQATKILTRRLKM from the coding sequence ATGAAACGCTTGATCCTGATTATATGCCTGGTATTGCTGGGCGTGCTTACGGCTATTGCCGTCGGCCCCATGCTGATTGACGGCAAAGGTTATATCACAGTGGTTAGCGGCGATACCGCTTATCAAACCACTCTTTTATCGGCGGTTTATCTGCTAACGGCCCTGTTTCTGGTGTTATTGGCAGTACTTTTTGTCTTACGCGGCGGTTTAAGATTCAGCCTGGGAGGCTGGCACAAACTGACACGGGCCAGCCAGCGCCGGGCGTTAAGAAATTTCAACAAAGGCATTACCGCCTATGCGATAGACGACTACTCCCAGGCAGAGCAACTACTGGCCAAAAGCGCCCAGCTACCACAGTTTGAACAAACGGCCTATTTGCTGGCAGCCTCTGCTGCCGACAAGCAAGACTCAGGCAGCAGCCATTACCTGGAGCGTGTCAACACCGACAAGCAGTTTATTAAAAATGCCGGCCTGGAAGGCGTGCTGGTTAAAGTAAAAATATTTATCGGCCAGGAACAATATGGCAAAGCCCGGCAGTTGATCGACACCTACCATAAATATATCGGCCATGATGCCAGGCTGCTGGCACTGGAAATCGACCTGTGCCTGGTCGAACAAAGATTTTCAGCCGCCATAGAGCAGTTAAAAGCGGCGCGTAAACAAAAAACCTTCAATAAAGAAAGGCTCAGCAGCTGGGAGCAAAAGGCTTTTACCGGTATCTTTAACGACACCATCAGCCAGGCGGATCAAAATGCCTTATTCGCCTACTGGCAAAAGCTGCCCAAAAAAATCCAGCAAAGCGAGCCGGTATTACTGGCTTATTGCCGGGTATTGGCAGAAAACAAGCTAAATGAGGCCCTGACAGCACAGTTATTACCGGTACTGAAAAAAGCTCCCTCTGCCGAGTTGTTACGCGCTTTTCAGGCACTGCCGGTACATCAGGCTGATGCCCTGATCGCCCAGGTACAAAAACAGCTGGGCAAACATCAACAAGAAGCAAAATGGTTAAGCTACCTGGGCCACCTGGCATGCAATAGCGAACAATGGCAAATGGCGGAGCGGGCCTTTAACAGCCTGCTGGCATTGGAGCCTGTCAGCTACGATGCGTCAGACCTGGAGGCCCTGGCCCATGTGTTAAGCAAACAGGGAAAATTTGAACAGGCGACTAAGATCTTAACCCGGCGGCTTAAAATGTAA
- a CDS encoding helix-turn-helix transcriptional regulator, translated as MRKPNVWIEAGIVIIYGASLDAAVHSHHAIQVIWPKCHSLCKLNNKDISELVIVDSNIEHQLQMSEGWILLVEPKSTLGQALADKLAGESYKTFHSSFSATVKPQTQAEELTGFLTPLLQALELAPQVLLVNKSTVADKRIQQLLTELNRCLQGDCIKPANWRAAEVAGQLALSQSRFLHLFREELGIAWRPYLLWRRMMCALRAILNNASATEAAHLAGFSDSAHLSRTFRNSFGMTIRQAQALFIKT; from the coding sequence GTGAGAAAACCCAATGTGTGGATTGAAGCAGGTATCGTCATTATATATGGCGCCAGCCTGGATGCTGCCGTCCACAGTCATCATGCCATTCAGGTTATCTGGCCCAAATGCCATTCGCTTTGTAAATTAAACAACAAAGATATCTCAGAGTTAGTCATTGTCGATTCTAACATTGAGCATCAGCTGCAAATGTCTGAGGGCTGGATACTGCTGGTAGAGCCCAAAAGTACTTTAGGCCAAGCCTTGGCCGATAAACTGGCCGGGGAGTCATACAAAACCTTTCACTCATCCTTTTCAGCAACGGTCAAGCCGCAGACACAGGCCGAAGAGCTGACTGGATTTTTAACCCCCTTGCTTCAGGCATTAGAACTCGCCCCACAAGTTTTGCTTGTCAATAAAAGTACGGTAGCGGATAAGCGCATTCAGCAATTGTTAACCGAATTAAATCGATGTTTACAGGGTGACTGCATCAAACCCGCCAATTGGCGGGCTGCTGAGGTCGCCGGTCAACTGGCTTTATCCCAGAGCCGTTTTCTGCATTTATTTCGTGAAGAATTAGGGATTGCCTGGCGGCCCTATTTATTGTGGCGACGAATGATGTGCGCACTCAGGGCGATACTCAATAATGCCTCGGCAACTGAAGCAGCCCATCTGGCCGGCTTTTCCGACAGTGCCCATCTCAGCCGGACATTTCGCAATAGCTTCGGTATGACCATCAGGCAAGCCCAGGCGCTTTTTATAAAAACTTAG
- a CDS encoding transglutaminase-like domain-containing protein, producing the protein MTTLSKNFLLATPMLDFHHPQIQALIAQRKWRDLSQYDAIGAIYHFVRDEIRFGYNADDRLPASRVLHDGYGQCNTKGTLLIALLRAVGIATRLHGFTIYNDLQRGAIPDYLFVIAPKRIIHSWVEVYQDQHWINLEGYILDKAYLKQVQNSFAEQCEQFSGFGIATQCLAAPGIDWQGKDTYIQSEGIADDFGVYDQPDDFYAKHGSNLSGIKKLLFRYLLRHLMNINVKHIRAYGVGRKNKA; encoded by the coding sequence ATGACAACATTATCCAAAAATTTTCTTTTAGCAACCCCTATGCTGGACTTTCATCATCCGCAGATACAAGCTTTGATAGCACAGAGAAAATGGCGGGATTTGTCACAATATGATGCCATAGGGGCAATTTATCATTTTGTCCGCGATGAAATCCGTTTTGGTTATAACGCGGACGACCGCTTACCGGCAAGCCGGGTGCTCCATGATGGTTACGGGCAATGCAATACCAAAGGCACCCTATTAATTGCACTATTGCGCGCGGTTGGCATAGCAACACGACTGCACGGTTTTACGATTTACAACGATTTACAACGCGGCGCTATTCCTGACTATTTATTTGTCATCGCACCCAAGCGCATTATCCATAGCTGGGTTGAAGTTTACCAAGACCAGCACTGGATCAATCTGGAAGGTTACATCCTGGATAAAGCCTACCTCAAGCAGGTTCAAAACAGCTTTGCCGAGCAATGCGAACAATTCTCAGGTTTTGGCATCGCCACTCAATGTCTCGCGGCTCCCGGCATCGACTGGCAAGGAAAAGACACTTATATACAAAGTGAGGGGATTGCGGATGATTTTGGCGTATATGACCAGCCGGATGACTTTTATGCCAAACACGGCAGCAACCTTTCGGGTATAAAAAAATTACTTTTTCGCTATCTCTTACGTCATTTAATGAACATAAACGTAAAACATATACGTGCCTATGGCGTTGGCCGGAAAAACAAAGCATAA
- the fre gene encoding NAD(P)H-flavin reductase, with protein sequence MNAIECQVHLLEPLTPNVHKVLLKPEKSINFLPGQYLNFVMSDEDKRPFSIASAPGDEFIELQIGAFGADSYPMQVIERLNSSNTVTVEMPLGNAQLRTDSERPLLLLAGGTGFSYIKSMFEYLAARGSDRPVIVYWGLREPDACYELEKTRQTIAKLANASFIPVVENPTPEWQGKTGLVHQVVMQDIVSFEPYDIYLAGRFDMVGRIRQDFVEQGALLEHMYADAFAFI encoded by the coding sequence ATGAATGCGATAGAGTGTCAGGTACATTTGTTGGAACCCTTAACCCCCAATGTACATAAGGTTTTGTTAAAGCCAGAAAAATCAATTAATTTTTTACCCGGGCAATATTTGAACTTTGTTATGAGTGATGAGGATAAACGTCCCTTCTCCATTGCCAGCGCCCCGGGCGATGAATTTATTGAGCTACAGATAGGGGCTTTTGGCGCGGACAGCTATCCGATGCAGGTGATCGAGCGCTTAAATAGCAGCAATACCGTTACCGTGGAAATGCCGCTGGGCAATGCCCAGTTGCGTACAGATAGTGAGCGTCCCTTGTTGTTGCTAGCCGGCGGTACCGGTTTTTCCTATATTAAATCTATGTTTGAATATTTGGCGGCCCGGGGTTCAGATCGCCCGGTCATCGTTTATTGGGGTCTGAGGGAGCCTGATGCCTGTTATGAACTGGAAAAAACCAGACAGACCATAGCCAAGCTGGCCAATGCCAGTTTTATTCCTGTGGTAGAAAACCCGACCCCGGAGTGGCAGGGGAAAACCGGCCTGGTACATCAAGTGGTGATGCAGGATATCGTCAGTTTTGAACCTTATGATATCTACCTGGCAGGCCGCTTTGATATGGTGGGCCGTATTCGCCAGGACTTTGTTGAGCAGGGAGCGTTATTAGAGCATATGTATGCCGACGCTTTTGCCTTCATTTAA
- the ubiD gene encoding 4-hydroxy-3-polyprenylbenzoate decarboxylase → MKYSDLRDFIDQLEKLGQLKRISQPVSTNLTMTEISDRTLRAGGPALLFENPLGFDIPVLTNLFGTPERVALAMGQSDVAALREVGKLLATLKEPEPPKGFRDALDKLPVYKQVLNMPAKVLKKAQCQQVVLSGDAVDLTKLPIQTCWPGDVAPLITWGLTVIKGPHKERQNLGIYRQQLLGPNKVIMRWLSHRGGALDFLEWKKQHPGEKFPVSVALGADPATILGAVTPVPDTLSEYAFAGLLRGSKTEVVKCISNDLEVPASAEIVLEGYIDPEEMAPEGPYGDHTGYYNEVDDFPVFTVTDISMRKDPIYHSTYTGRPPDEPAILGVALNEVFVPILQKQFPEIVDFYLPPEGCSYRLAVVTMKKQYPGHAKRVMMGVWSFLRQFMYTKFVIVCDDDVNARDWQDVIWAMTTRMDPSRDTTMIENTPIDYLDFASPVSGLGSKMGMDATNKWPGETDREWGTPIVMDEAVKKEVDELWDELDIL, encoded by the coding sequence ATGAAATACAGCGATTTAAGAGACTTTATCGACCAGCTGGAAAAGCTGGGCCAGTTAAAGCGTATTAGCCAACCGGTTTCGACAAACCTGACCATGACAGAAATCAGTGACCGCACCTTGCGAGCAGGCGGCCCGGCACTACTGTTTGAAAATCCGCTGGGTTTTGATATCCCGGTATTAACCAATTTATTTGGCACCCCGGAGCGGGTTGCACTGGCAATGGGACAGAGCGATGTTGCCGCTTTAAGGGAAGTCGGCAAACTACTGGCAACCTTGAAAGAGCCTGAGCCGCCTAAGGGCTTCCGTGATGCCCTGGATAAACTGCCTGTGTATAAGCAGGTATTGAATATGCCGGCTAAAGTGTTGAAAAAAGCCCAGTGTCAGCAAGTGGTCTTATCCGGCGATGCTGTCGATTTAACAAAACTGCCGATCCAAACCTGCTGGCCGGGAGATGTTGCCCCGCTGATCACTTGGGGATTAACGGTAATCAAAGGCCCGCATAAAGAGCGCCAGAACCTGGGCATTTATCGTCAGCAATTGCTGGGGCCGAACAAAGTGATCATGCGTTGGTTATCCCACCGTGGTGGTGCCCTGGACTTCCTGGAGTGGAAAAAGCAGCACCCGGGAGAAAAATTCCCGGTATCTGTAGCACTTGGCGCAGATCCTGCGACGATTTTGGGAGCCGTGACCCCGGTGCCCGATACCTTGTCTGAATATGCCTTTGCCGGTTTATTACGGGGCAGTAAAACCGAAGTGGTTAAATGTATCAGTAATGATCTCGAAGTGCCGGCCTCGGCGGAAATTGTGCTGGAAGGTTATATTGACCCTGAAGAAATGGCGCCGGAAGGCCCTTATGGCGACCATACCGGTTATTATAATGAGGTGGATGACTTCCCTGTTTTTACCGTCACCGATATTAGCATGCGTAAAGATCCGATTTACCACAGCACTTATACCGGGCGTCCGCCGGATGAACCGGCAATTTTGGGGGTGGCTTTAAACGAGGTTTTTGTGCCTATTTTACAAAAGCAGTTCCCGGAAATTGTCGATTTTTACCTGCCGCCGGAAGGTTGTTCCTACCGTCTGGCCGTGGTGACCATGAAAAAGCAATATCCGGGGCATGCCAAGCGCGTGATGATGGGCGTTTGGTCTTTTCTGAGACAATTTATGTACACCAAGTTCGTGATTGTTTGCGATGATGACGTTAATGCCAGAGACTGGCAAGATGTGATCTGGGCGATGACCACGCGTATGGATCCCAGCCGGGATACCACTATGATAGAGAATACCCCGATCGACTACCTCGATTTTGCCTCGCCGGTATCCGGGCTGGGTTCAAAAATGGGGATGGATGCCACCAATAAATGGCCGGGGGAAACCGACCGTGAGTGGGGGACGCCTATCGTCATGGATGAGGCGGTTAAAAAAGAGGTGGATGAGCTCTGGGATGAGCTGGACATTCTCTAG